One Tomitella gaofuii DNA segment encodes these proteins:
- a CDS encoding TetR family transcriptional regulator — MSGGRDDAAANRVSGGPQSRGGRRPGKSGTREQILAAARARFAESGFDRVSVRAIAADAAVDPALVHHYFGTKRNLFAAALALPVDPETVLAQVRAVPVDQIARAVLRAVVGLWDSPQGAAVVGAFRTILGGGDPQLIRSFILEVALKEVRGRVDAPPGSADVRVSLAASHMIGILVARRILEIEPLASMSLDELVERCAPQIQHYLTGPFEA, encoded by the coding sequence GTGTCTGGCGGCCGCGACGATGCGGCGGCGAACCGCGTGAGCGGCGGGCCGCAGTCTCGCGGCGGGCGGCGGCCGGGCAAGTCCGGCACCCGCGAGCAGATCCTCGCCGCGGCGCGGGCGCGGTTCGCGGAGTCCGGCTTCGACAGGGTGAGCGTCCGCGCCATCGCCGCCGACGCCGCCGTCGACCCGGCCCTGGTCCACCACTACTTCGGCACCAAACGGAACCTCTTCGCCGCCGCGCTGGCCCTGCCCGTAGACCCGGAGACGGTGCTCGCGCAGGTCCGCGCAGTGCCCGTCGACCAGATAGCCCGCGCCGTCCTGCGCGCGGTGGTCGGGCTGTGGGACTCGCCGCAGGGGGCTGCGGTGGTCGGTGCGTTCCGCACCATCCTCGGTGGCGGCGATCCGCAGCTCATCCGCTCGTTCATTCTCGAAGTGGCGCTCAAGGAGGTGCGCGGGCGCGTCGATGCGCCGCCCGGGTCCGCCGATGTGCGCGTGAGCCTCGCGGCGTCGCACATGATCGGGATCCTCGTGGCCCGCCGGATCCTCGAGATCGAGCCGCTCGCCTCGATGTCCCTCGACGAGCTGGTGGAACGGTGCGCGCCGCAGATCCAGCACTACCTCACCGGGCCGTTCGAGGCGTGA